A genomic stretch from Candidatus Brocadiaceae bacterium includes:
- a CDS encoding S41 family peptidase, with amino-acid sequence MNVQSRSKYLLITILSLISLSFLCVILNKTFGLDPHFLDKEEKDDASSYKFRLPGVVISYVNRLYVDPERIDTKEMIKEAFSWEERIIPEVLTDFSEETNIQTITVEDVSKTYDLSKIKRPKDVFRTLQDGLAFINMHREPHESVTVNDLEYTAINGMLTQLDPHSVILPPKVFDEFKIGTTGKFGGLGMVVGMREGMLTVISPIEGTPASRAGMKAGDKITEVDGESTINLDLTEAVGKLRGDPGTSVTLSVLSAEATQSRLVRMKREIIVIPTVESASLGNGLGYIKIRNFQDDTSQSLNEQLKQLKTDMGTIKGLVIDLRNNSGGLLDQAIKVSDKFLENGAIVVTVGPGGHPTEVVGAQKTNTDEEFYPIVVLVDAGSASGAEIVAGALKENNRAVIIGDRSFGKGSVQQLLELMDGSALKLTIAKYLTPLYTDIQSFGITPDIQLIPVTVGKDDINLFRGITAIREEDLKKHLDDHHKEAKPFATLKYFQEINETENNDEEAEEKEGMEGLAEDIGDPYKLPDFDTDFHVIFAKKILMNATTWEREALLKETLPVIEEITKPEEDKIAQALKGLDIDWSTGVSAGTATISASFSTNPPSKTVEAGGEIVVMVTVKNTGEFPLYRLRGISSSKNGLFNKHEFPLGKIEKGETKSYSKSIKIPKNSLDREDVFTIAFEELNNNKPEDLVFNITTKALPRPLFAYSYQILDKRNESSGCNNGDGLIQKGEDIELLITVKNTGEGSAEKSVINLRNLSDKKDIYVKNGRAEVGSLNPGEIKKAKLSFQVKEAMKEKEFSMDLIIAESTFGTFLSHKLTFPVGIETPQVVKTPGILKITRNHTPLYGGMSFDSPVLSMLGEGTHLISEAQSPAWFRVMLPNDGYGWVSAKDVLEVNDLGDNTPETLEPYIQRIPPKITLDASSANELFVNDCLALSAIVEDDTHVKHAYVLINNDKVFFKSNKIAIPREQSRLKIATELPLKEGPNIVTIVARDDHDLTTVKSFVATRLPVAEGTREL; translated from the coding sequence ATGAACGTACAATCTAGATCAAAGTATTTACTGATAACAATCCTTTCTCTTATCTCTTTATCCTTTCTCTGCGTCATCTTAAATAAGACGTTTGGTTTGGACCCTCATTTTCTGGATAAGGAAGAAAAAGATGATGCTTCCAGTTACAAGTTCCGTTTGCCAGGCGTAGTTATTTCTTATGTCAACCGATTGTATGTTGATCCTGAAAGGATTGATACAAAGGAAATGATCAAAGAGGCGTTTTCATGGGAAGAAAGAATCATTCCTGAAGTATTAACTGACTTTTCAGAGGAAACCAACATTCAAACAATAACCGTGGAGGATGTTTCGAAAACGTATGATTTGTCTAAAATCAAACGACCGAAGGATGTGTTTCGAACGTTACAAGATGGACTTGCCTTTATCAATATGCATCGTGAACCGCACGAATCTGTTACGGTTAATGACCTGGAGTATACTGCCATAAATGGCATGCTGACCCAGTTAGATCCCCATTCTGTTATCCTTCCACCCAAGGTGTTTGATGAATTCAAGATTGGTACAACCGGCAAATTCGGGGGGTTGGGTATGGTGGTAGGTATGAGAGAGGGCATGTTAACCGTAATTTCACCCATTGAAGGCACACCGGCTTCAAGGGCTGGAATGAAGGCGGGGGACAAGATTACTGAAGTTGATGGCGAGTCCACTATCAACCTGGATCTTACGGAAGCTGTCGGTAAATTGAGAGGAGACCCGGGAACTAGTGTTACGCTTTCTGTTTTGTCAGCGGAAGCAACTCAATCAAGGTTAGTTCGTATGAAACGGGAAATTATCGTTATTCCGACCGTTGAATCAGCGTCACTTGGCAACGGGTTAGGGTACATAAAAATTAGAAATTTTCAGGATGATACCTCCCAGAGTCTCAATGAACAGCTCAAGCAATTAAAAACAGATATGGGTACAATAAAAGGATTGGTTATAGACTTAAGGAATAATTCCGGTGGTTTGTTAGACCAGGCTATAAAGGTTTCGGACAAGTTTCTTGAAAATGGTGCTATTGTTGTTACGGTTGGCCCGGGTGGGCATCCGACGGAGGTGGTAGGGGCCCAAAAAACCAATACAGATGAAGAGTTTTATCCCATTGTAGTTCTGGTTGATGCTGGAAGTGCATCCGGCGCGGAAATTGTTGCCGGAGCGCTTAAGGAAAATAACCGTGCTGTTATTATTGGAGATAGAAGCTTTGGCAAAGGTTCTGTCCAACAGCTTTTGGAACTCATGGACGGGTCGGCATTGAAACTAACGATTGCCAAATATCTTACTCCTTTATATACAGATATTCAATCTTTTGGCATTACGCCTGATATTCAACTTATACCAGTGACCGTGGGAAAAGATGATATTAATCTTTTTCGCGGTATTACCGCTATCCGGGAAGAAGATCTCAAAAAACACCTTGATGACCATCACAAAGAAGCAAAACCATTTGCTACGCTTAAATATTTTCAGGAAATAAATGAGACGGAGAATAATGATGAAGAGGCTGAGGAAAAAGAGGGTATGGAGGGATTGGCGGAAGATATCGGAGATCCCTACAAACTTCCTGACTTTGATACAGATTTTCATGTTATATTTGCTAAAAAAATACTCATGAATGCGACCACTTGGGAACGGGAAGCGCTTTTAAAGGAGACATTGCCTGTTATTGAAGAGATAACGAAACCGGAGGAAGACAAAATCGCTCAGGCACTGAAAGGGTTAGATATTGATTGGTCTACAGGGGTCAGCGCTGGAACGGCTACTATCAGTGCCTCTTTTTCTACGAATCCTCCCAGTAAAACGGTAGAGGCCGGGGGGGAGATTGTGGTAATGGTGACAGTAAAAAATACGGGTGAATTTCCTCTTTACCGGTTACGGGGTATTTCATCAAGTAAAAATGGGCTTTTCAATAAACACGAATTTCCCCTCGGAAAAATAGAAAAGGGAGAAACAAAATCATACTCCAAATCGATTAAAATTCCTAAAAATTCGCTGGACAGGGAAGATGTCTTTACGATTGCCTTTGAAGAACTGAATAACAATAAACCAGAGGATCTGGTATTCAATATTACCACCAAGGCATTGCCGCGCCCTCTTTTTGCGTATTCATATCAAATTCTGGACAAAAGAAATGAATCTTCCGGTTGTAATAATGGGGATGGGCTCATACAGAAAGGCGAGGATATCGAATTACTCATAACGGTAAAAAATACCGGAGAGGGTAGTGCAGAAAAGAGTGTTATTAATTTGAGAAATTTAAGTGATAAAAAGGATATCTATGTTAAAAATGGCAGGGCAGAAGTTGGATCTTTAAACCCTGGAGAAATAAAAAAGGCAAAGCTGTCTTTTCAGGTAAAAGAGGCAATGAAAGAAAAAGAGTTTAGTATGGATTTAATCATTGCCGAATCAACCTTCGGAACGTTCCTTTCCCATAAACTTACTTTTCCCGTTGGAATAGAAACTCCTCAAGTAGTGAAAACTCCGGGTATTTTAAAAATAACAAGAAATCATACACCGCTTTACGGTGGCATGTCCTTTGATTCGCCGGTATTATCGATGTTAGGTGAAGGGACACATCTTATTTCTGAAGCACAATCCCCTGCTTGGTTCCGGGTAATGCTTCCAAATGACGGTTATGGGTGGGTTTCCGCGAAAGATGTTCTTGAAGTAAATGATTTGGGTGATAATACACCGGAGACACTGGAACCTTACATACAGCGAATTCCACCGAAAATTACCCTGGATGCATCTTCTGCAAATGAATTGTTTGTAAATGATTGCCTGGCGCTATCTGCCATCGTAGAAGACGATACACATGTAAAACATGCTTATGTCTTAATTAATAATGATAAGGTATTTTTTAAATCCAATAAGATTGCAATTCCTAGAGAACAGTCGCGCCTGAAAATTGCCACGGAACTCCCTCTCAAGGAAGGGCCAAATATTGTGACCATTGTTGCGCGCGATGACCACGATTTGACCACGGTTAAGTCTTTTGTCGCTACGCGACTTCCGGTTGCTGAGGGCACAAGGGAACTTTAG
- a CDS encoding TolC family protein produces the protein MFIRFRFKQGLHIHFFLSLGTWVFLFIHLLFPNRIALGSDAHQTTGQIISLEEAIEIAIKNNPQLQSSRYQIDVAEGTLQQSRLYPNPVIEFLAEEMPTHDIGLNESQNLVSITQPIITGGKRGLDIRINEKLKFKNELERDAVILTVIANTKKTFYKASIDQEGFALSQKIETIAKGIFETEKTRFEAGEVPFTNVLRSELELSKAKNAVSLSEGRLQNSLKELQTVMGVPDKAITGTTGKVLTKMDKLSFNELKSYMIKNQPILKASRENIEIAESELLLEKRRVIPDMYVSAGYKRLSQEDTDTVEFGLGIPVPFFNRNQGNIQKGKALTHKAKSDNLSVYNELLFELKKNFTTYNVERQRIIEFRENILPKAEKTLNLITIGYKEGEFSYIDLLDAQRTWSATRVSYIESLRKLNVTVADIERLAVMKIGK, from the coding sequence ATGTTTATACGTTTTCGTTTTAAACAAGGACTTCATATCCACTTTTTTCTTTCCCTGGGCACATGGGTGTTTTTGTTTATTCATCTGCTCTTTCCAAACAGGATCGCACTTGGAAGCGATGCACACCAAACGACCGGTCAGATTATTTCTCTTGAGGAGGCGATTGAGATAGCGATCAAAAATAATCCTCAATTACAATCATCGAGATACCAGATAGATGTTGCAGAAGGGACATTACAGCAGTCAAGACTGTATCCAAATCCTGTTATTGAATTTCTGGCAGAAGAAATGCCGACCCACGACATCGGGTTAAATGAGAGCCAAAATCTCGTTTCAATAACTCAACCCATTATCACAGGAGGAAAGAGAGGCTTAGATATAAGGATCAATGAAAAATTAAAATTCAAAAATGAATTGGAACGTGATGCCGTTATATTAACTGTCATAGCTAACACAAAGAAGACATTCTATAAAGCCAGTATCGACCAGGAAGGGTTTGCCTTGTCTCAAAAAATCGAGACGATTGCAAAGGGTATCTTTGAAACAGAAAAAACACGTTTTGAAGCAGGTGAAGTGCCGTTTACCAATGTCCTTCGGTCAGAACTTGAACTGTCAAAGGCAAAAAACGCTGTTTCTCTTTCTGAAGGCAGACTGCAAAACTCTCTCAAGGAATTGCAAACAGTAATGGGTGTTCCGGACAAAGCAATCACTGGCACTACGGGAAAAGTCTTAACCAAAATGGATAAATTATCATTTAACGAACTTAAATCGTACATGATAAAGAATCAACCGATCCTAAAGGCATCAAGGGAAAATATTGAAATCGCCGAGTCGGAATTGTTATTGGAAAAAAGACGTGTAATTCCCGATATGTATGTTTCTGCTGGTTATAAAAGGCTTTCTCAGGAAGATACGGATACCGTTGAATTCGGACTGGGTATACCCGTGCCGTTTTTTAACCGTAACCAGGGCAACATACAAAAAGGCAAAGCTCTTACGCACAAGGCAAAAAGCGATAATCTTTCCGTCTACAATGAACTGTTGTTTGAGCTAAAAAAGAACTTTACTACATATAATGTAGAACGGCAACGCATTATTGAATTTAGAGAAAATATTTTGCCCAAGGCAGAGAAGACCCTCAACCTGATAACAATTGGGTATAAGGAGGGTGAATTCAGCTATATAGATTTGCTGGATGCCCAAAGGACATGGTCTGCAACGAGGGTCTCCTATATAGAATCCTTACGAAAGCTTAATGTGACCGTTGCAGACATCGAAAGGCTGGCGGTTATGAAAATAGGAAAATGA
- a CDS encoding efflux RND transporter periplasmic adaptor subunit, which translates to MVINLHTILSQNSLRCIIQGMILFFIIGFLPVTDTFALQQHEHACETSCGGEDTHDQKQIHKDENSHEHGHDHGIASGDNFSNSTDSSEELYGTLLKKHCEHEVSIITCDECRYEVGVVKVDTSLFGEVVVVGHARTIDMGNTHKATGEVSPNQDRFVIISPRVSGVIKEVFVDWGERVKKGQPLALLDSIELGEARAEYLKAAAMLKLAEKNYAREQALYEKNITSRKHFLDAENAHEQAHIALNAMKEKLFLMGQNEENIRHMEEKLLLMDQEEGDMKYMTEKEKHVYSLFTITAPFDGIVIEKKVAVGELKNAFDPVITIADLTHLWVWFDVYEKDIPKVRKENTVTVSVASYPDEQFDGKVTYIGNTIDEKTRTVKVRAEVDNHHEKLKPGMFARVLLQVDNTKKAVGLPETAVQTDGQERFVFVPLKDGYFIRRNVILGMRLDGHVKVINGLESDDPVVIKGGFLLKSEIMKERFGEGCGGH; encoded by the coding sequence ATGGTGATCAACTTACATACTATCCTGTCACAGAATTCCCTGAGGTGTATAATCCAGGGCATGATTCTTTTTTTCATTATCGGGTTTTTACCGGTAACAGATACGTTCGCACTGCAACAACATGAACATGCATGCGAAACGTCGTGTGGGGGAGAGGACACGCATGATCAGAAACAGATACACAAAGACGAAAATAGTCATGAACATGGGCATGACCATGGCATTGCATCCGGTGACAATTTTTCGAATAGTACAGATTCAAGCGAAGAACTCTACGGAACCTTATTGAAGAAACACTGCGAACATGAAGTATCCATTATCACATGCGATGAATGCCGCTATGAAGTTGGTGTGGTCAAGGTGGACACGTCTCTCTTCGGTGAAGTAGTTGTTGTTGGTCATGCCAGAACAATAGATATGGGTAATACCCATAAGGCAACCGGAGAAGTGAGCCCCAACCAGGACCGTTTCGTGATTATTTCTCCCAGGGTCTCTGGGGTGATTAAAGAGGTATTCGTTGACTGGGGAGAGCGGGTAAAGAAAGGACAACCATTAGCGCTTCTTGATAGTATTGAACTCGGTGAAGCAAGGGCGGAATACCTGAAGGCAGCGGCGATGTTAAAACTGGCAGAAAAGAACTATGCCAGAGAACAGGCGCTTTATGAAAAAAATATTACTTCAAGAAAACATTTTCTTGATGCGGAGAATGCCCATGAACAGGCACACATTGCATTAAACGCCATGAAGGAAAAGCTGTTCCTCATGGGCCAAAATGAAGAAAATATTCGGCATATGGAGGAAAAACTGCTCCTCATGGATCAGGAAGAAGGGGATATGAAGTACATGACGGAGAAGGAGAAACATGTATATTCGTTATTTACGATCACTGCACCCTTTGATGGCATTGTTATCGAAAAGAAGGTCGCGGTCGGCGAACTCAAAAACGCCTTTGATCCTGTTATTACTATCGCAGACCTGACACATCTGTGGGTATGGTTTGACGTGTATGAGAAGGATATTCCAAAGGTCAGGAAGGAAAATACGGTAACGGTATCGGTGGCCTCCTATCCGGATGAACAGTTCGATGGGAAGGTGACATATATCGGGAATACCATAGATGAAAAGACCCGCACCGTAAAGGTCCGTGCTGAGGTTGATAATCATCACGAAAAATTAAAACCCGGTATGTTTGCAAGGGTATTACTTCAGGTCGATAATACAAAAAAAGCTGTTGGATTACCGGAAACAGCCGTTCAGACTGACGGACAGGAACGATTTGTCTTTGTACCGCTCAAAGACGGTTATTTCATCCGCCGTAATGTGATCCTCGGAATGCGTTTGGACGGGCATGTGAAAGTAATCAATGGTTTGGAATCGGATGATCCGGTGGTCATCAAAGGTGGTTTCCTGCTCAAATCAGAAATAATGAAGGAAAGGTTTGGAGAAGGGTGCGGTGGACATTAA
- a CDS encoding IS1634 family transposase, whose translation MFARIKKSGKYGYLQIVENRKIKGKVVQRVLCTIGRMDQLKEKDRIETLIQSLSRFSEKVLLILSGKSDVSASAKKIGPALIFERLWKELGIKKVVMKLLSERKFGFDVERALFLTVLHRLFASGSDRSCDKWRENYVIEGTEGLSLHHLYRAMNYLGEEDEDQRNATPFSPRCTKDRIEEGIFRERRDLFTGLDLVFFDTTSIYFEGEGGEKLGRKGHSKDHRPDLNQMVVGVILDNNGKPVCCEMWPGNTTDVKTLIPVIDRIRSRFSIGRFCVVADRGMISEKTVKELDKMDMPYILGARMRKASEVRQEVLSHPGRYREVHPEGKSSKDPAPLKVKEVLIGEKRYIVCLNTRQARKDAQDRKNIIESLKEKVRVSPKNLIGNKGYRKYLTVDRNSVSIDQEKVEYESRFDGKWVLVTNTDFSADHVAMKYKELWQVEHVFRDVKSVLETRPVYHQKDENFRGHVFCSFLALVLRKELERRLEEAGYRLEWADMKQDLKSLQEVIIEDNGKTLALRTECVGTCSKLFQAVGVAIPPTIRTV comes from the coding sequence ATGTTTGCCCGTATCAAAAAATCAGGAAAATACGGATACCTGCAAATTGTCGAGAACCGCAAGATAAAAGGCAAGGTAGTACAGCGTGTTCTCTGTACCATTGGCCGTATGGACCAACTCAAAGAGAAAGACCGTATTGAGACCCTAATACAATCCCTCTCACGGTTCTCTGAGAAAGTACTGCTTATTCTGAGTGGTAAAAGCGATGTAAGCGCATCTGCTAAAAAGATCGGACCGGCTCTCATCTTCGAGAGGCTCTGGAAGGAACTTGGTATAAAGAAAGTAGTCATGAAACTCTTGTCTGAGAGAAAGTTTGGATTTGATGTGGAAAGGGCCCTGTTTCTTACGGTACTTCACCGGCTGTTTGCCTCAGGTTCTGACCGGTCGTGTGATAAGTGGCGCGAGAATTATGTGATAGAAGGAACGGAAGGGCTCTCATTACATCATCTCTATCGAGCCATGAACTATCTTGGCGAAGAGGATGAAGACCAGAGGAATGCGACACCGTTTTCCCCGAGATGTACGAAAGACCGTATTGAAGAAGGCATTTTTCGTGAGAGGCGAGACCTCTTTACCGGCCTTGATCTGGTATTTTTTGATACGACTTCCATCTACTTTGAAGGCGAAGGGGGAGAGAAGCTTGGCCGGAAGGGCCATAGCAAAGATCATCGACCTGATTTGAACCAGATGGTTGTCGGAGTCATACTGGACAACAATGGCAAGCCGGTATGTTGCGAGATGTGGCCGGGTAATACAACAGATGTAAAGACCCTGATACCAGTAATTGATCGTATCAGGAGTCGATTTTCAATTGGCCGGTTCTGTGTTGTTGCAGACCGGGGTATGATCAGTGAGAAAACGGTAAAAGAATTGGACAAGATGGATATGCCGTACATATTGGGAGCACGGATGCGTAAGGCAAGCGAGGTGAGGCAGGAAGTGTTATCTCATCCTGGCCGGTACCGGGAGGTACATCCAGAAGGGAAATCCTCAAAAGATCCTGCACCACTCAAGGTGAAAGAGGTTCTTATTGGTGAAAAGCGTTACATTGTATGCCTCAATACCCGGCAAGCAAGAAAAGACGCGCAGGATCGCAAGAACATCATTGAGTCTTTAAAAGAGAAGGTAAGGGTCTCGCCCAAAAACCTGATCGGGAACAAGGGATACAGGAAATATCTTACGGTTGACCGGAATAGTGTGAGTATTGACCAGGAAAAGGTGGAGTATGAATCTCGTTTTGACGGTAAATGGGTACTTGTTACGAATACCGACTTCTCTGCTGATCACGTGGCAATGAAGTACAAGGAGTTATGGCAGGTAGAACATGTTTTCAGGGATGTGAAATCAGTACTGGAAACCAGACCCGTGTATCATCAGAAAGATGAGAATTTCAGGGGTCATGTGTTTTGCAGCTTTCTTGCTTTGGTATTAAGAAAAGAGCTGGAGAGAAGACTGGAGGAGGCAGGTTACCGTCTTGAATGGGCAGACATGAAACAGGATTTGAAGTCTTTGCAGGAAGTTATTATTGAAGACAATGGTAAAACCCTGGCATTAAGAACCGAATGCGTTGGTACCTGTAGTAAATTGTTTCAGGCGGTTGGTGTTGCGATACCTCCCACAATTAGGACAGTTTAA
- a CDS encoding adenylyl-sulfate reductase subunit alpha encodes MDIKRIDTDILILGGGAAGCFAAIEIYKKSPDCQVVIMEKAHIERSGCLAMGLNAINAYIHKEYTPESYVSYVEKEFEGIIRKDLVSSIAQGLNEVVKDVETMGLPIEKNEDGSYKKRGKRGIRIFGERLKPILAEAVEKTPAQVLNRIVATNFIFDGRRVCGAFGYGIKDNTLYVVRAKAIIVATGGASGIYRPNNTGEARNLIWYCPWNVGTGYAMGIRIGAEMTNFENRFIALRVKDVNAPTGTIAVGVYSKQINARGEDYLGCHYKHLGGKKCLTQHRLFATLEETRACRGPCYLDTTKLTTENARKLKRDFLSMNPQIILLWASEGMDLLKKPVEINGTEPFIVGGHCQAGYWIDKERRTTIKGLYAAGEVAGGAPKKYVSGCWVEARIAAKTAIEDIQQNVSLKEIDEELIQKEKTRILAPLKNKTGISPQDVRERLQKIMDEYAGGISMNYVLYEEKLLEAKRLLKCLKKRTKDLTATDSYNLVEALECIDRVDVATVLVEHLLYRKETRWICYQSRLDFPQKDNDRWLVYVNSIYNPESGEIRIVERPLC; translated from the coding sequence ATGGACATAAAGCGTATCGATACAGACATACTAATACTCGGCGGTGGGGCTGCCGGGTGTTTTGCAGCAATTGAAATATATAAAAAATCCCCTGACTGTCAAGTGGTTATCATGGAGAAGGCACATATAGAACGAAGCGGATGCCTGGCTATGGGCCTGAATGCCATCAATGCATATATCCATAAAGAATATACACCGGAGTCATATGTATCCTATGTAGAAAAGGAGTTTGAAGGTATCATAAGAAAGGACCTGGTATCCAGTATTGCACAAGGCCTCAATGAGGTCGTGAAGGACGTGGAAACGATGGGATTGCCTATTGAAAAGAATGAAGATGGTTCCTACAAAAAACGAGGAAAACGCGGTATCCGGATTTTCGGTGAACGGTTGAAACCCATCCTGGCAGAGGCAGTAGAAAAAACGCCTGCACAGGTACTAAATCGTATCGTTGCAACAAATTTTATTTTTGATGGAAGACGCGTCTGTGGCGCCTTCGGATACGGAATAAAAGACAACACGTTGTATGTGGTTCGGGCAAAGGCTATTATCGTTGCCACCGGGGGGGCTTCCGGTATCTATCGACCAAACAATACCGGAGAAGCACGGAACCTTATATGGTATTGTCCCTGGAATGTGGGAACAGGATATGCCATGGGCATACGTATCGGCGCTGAAATGACGAATTTCGAAAATCGATTTATTGCCTTGCGCGTAAAGGATGTGAATGCGCCAACAGGCACTATTGCTGTTGGCGTATACTCAAAACAAATCAACGCACGGGGAGAAGACTACCTGGGATGCCATTATAAGCATTTGGGCGGGAAAAAATGCCTGACTCAACACAGACTCTTTGCTACATTGGAAGAAACCAGGGCTTGCAGAGGACCCTGCTATTTAGATACAACAAAACTCACGACAGAAAACGCGAGAAAATTAAAAAGAGACTTTTTGAGTATGAACCCACAGATTATCCTTTTATGGGCAAGCGAAGGTATGGACCTATTGAAAAAACCCGTGGAAATAAATGGAACGGAACCCTTTATCGTGGGTGGCCATTGTCAGGCTGGCTATTGGATCGACAAAGAGAGAAGGACGACCATTAAAGGTCTTTATGCCGCCGGGGAAGTTGCGGGAGGGGCGCCGAAAAAATACGTAAGTGGTTGTTGGGTTGAAGCTCGTATCGCAGCAAAGACAGCGATAGAAGACATTCAACAGAATGTTTCATTGAAGGAGATAGATGAGGAATTAATTCAAAAGGAAAAGACCAGAATTCTAGCTCCTCTGAAAAACAAAACGGGAATTTCTCCACAGGATGTGCGTGAACGGCTTCAAAAAATTATGGATGAATATGCCGGAGGTATTTCTATGAATTATGTATTATATGAAGAAAAGCTGTTAGAAGCCAAACGCCTGCTGAAATGCCTGAAAAAACGGACAAAGGACTTAACCGCAACTGATAGCTACAATCTGGTCGAGGCGCTTGAGTGCATAGACAGGGTTGACGTTGCAACGGTCTTAGTTGAACATTTACTCTATCGCAAGGAAACTCGATGGATATGCTACCAGTCACGGCTGGATTTCCCGCAGAAAGATAATGACCGATGGCTTGTTTATGTTAATTCCATCTATAATCCAGAATCAGGTGAAATACGGATAGTAGAAAGACCTTTGTGTTAG
- a CDS encoding site-specific integrase — MLKGSDRIAILIGLFCGLRLNETLRLQWSNFDFDKGILHVYQSKTNKTVLIPLARFLIDELVLYKSECVGEDLFEGPDIKRGRIATYCNRFRKLFKRLGIHGVSYHTLRHSFATICSDVGSDIITTKELLNHSDITMTMRYTHKQMDVKRNTIDKVAQHILNSNKKSLSLVSVQ, encoded by the coding sequence ATGCTAAAAGGAAGTGATCGCATTGCCATTTTGATTGGTTTGTTTTGCGGCCTTCGCCTGAATGAAACATTACGTTTACAATGGTCCAATTTTGATTTTGATAAAGGTATTTTGCATGTATACCAGTCCAAAACAAACAAAACGGTATTAATTCCACTTGCACGCTTTCTCATCGATGAGTTAGTTTTATACAAATCAGAATGTGTAGGAGAAGACCTTTTTGAAGGCCCTGATATTAAGCGAGGAAGAATAGCAACGTACTGTAATCGTTTCCGGAAACTATTTAAAAGGTTAGGCATCCATGGAGTATCCTACCACACCTTACGCCATAGTTTCGCTACTATTTGCAGTGATGTAGGATCGGACATTATAACCACCAAGGAACTCTTGAACCACTCTGATATTACTATGACGATGAGATACACTCATAAACAAATGGATGTTAAACGGAATACCATTGATAAGGTTGCACAGCATATTTTAAATTCAAATAAAAAGTCTTTATCCTTAGTTTCCGTTCAATAG
- a CDS encoding adenylylsulfate reductase: protein MSIYIDENICNGCKGLPEARCERICPGNLCYRKDTMKAAIRDQSACWTCACCVKECPVQAIELRLPFQICSDGASLKARQRPNETVWTIRDAEGNQEIFVIPARRPSQDAVK from the coding sequence ATGAGTATTTATATTGATGAAAACATTTGTAACGGATGCAAGGGATTGCCCGAAGCACGATGCGAGCGCATTTGTCCCGGAAATTTATGTTACCGTAAAGATACTATGAAGGCGGCAATTCGTGATCAATCTGCCTGCTGGACATGCGCTTGCTGCGTGAAAGAATGTCCGGTACAAGCAATTGAGTTAAGATTGCCTTTTCAGATTTGCAGTGATGGCGCTTCTTTAAAGGCGCGGCAAAGGCCAAATGAAACAGTCTGGACAATTCGGGATGCCGAAGGAAATCAGGAAATATTTGTTATCCCGGCACGGCGTCCATCACAAGACGCCGTCAAATAA